ATTTTACCTTCAGAGCAATCATTGTTATCAAATTCATTATTACTGTTTACCGAGCCAACACCTGGACATGGGACTTCTACGGTTTCTTCCCATTTTTTGACATACCCTGGATCCATTCGAGTCCCTGGAATATATTCTTCTCTATATTCGTTTCTTGTACAAGTTCTACTTGATGAGTAACCTCGCTGATATTCATCTGCAACAATCGATTGTGTTCCAGTGCAAATGAGAACTATTGAAAACATTAAAGATTTACAATTCATATTTTTTCTTGAGAGGTATTGGATGCACTCATACTAATAATAGTGGAAATAAGTACACAAAAACCACCTAAGTAAATTGAACTTGTTATTGTTTCTTCGAAAATCAATACACCCCATATACTTGCAAAGATAACCTGCGAATAATTTAGGGAAGTTGCTTGTCCAGCGGGTAGAAGTCTTAAACCCTCTGTTATACAGAGTTGACCAATCTGAGTAAAAATACCAATACCTATAATCCAAAGCCAATCAGTTCCAATTGGCAATATAAAATCATTAATAATAAAAGGAATAGATAAGGGGATAGAAACTAAAGGAAAGTAGTAAATAATTACAAGTGGGTGTTCTTTGGAAGATAGTTTTCTTACACATATATAGGCTAGTGATGTCATTAAGGCCCCTAATATCGCAATGATTATTGCTAAGGCTGTCTCTGTAATATTATTGTTAGAGTTAAATTCTGGTTGACTAACTAATACAATTCCTATCCAACCT
This is a stretch of genomic DNA from Prochlorococcus marinus str. MIT 0912. It encodes these proteins:
- a CDS encoding DMT family transporter yields the protein MREKQFTDEKNLKGVKFLIGSGFAFSLMSVCVKAIGGRIPISELVFARATISIIITRFFLYKNKINPWGYQKRLLITRGFLGTVALFCIFKALTILPIATATVIQYIYPTFTVICAYIILKEFILKRILYSIIIGWIGIVLVSQPEFNSNNNITETALAIIIAILGALMTSLAYICVRKLSSKEHPLVIIYYFPLVSIPLSIPFIINDFILPIGTDWLWIIGIGIFTQIGQLCITEGLRLLPAGQATSLNYSQVIFASIWGVLIFEETITSSIYLGGFCVLISTIISMSASNTSQEKI
- a CDS encoding cAMP phosphodiesterase, which gives rise to MNCKSLMFSIVLICTGTQSIVADEYQRGYSSSRTCTRNEYREEYIPGTRMDPGYVKKWEETVEVPCPGVGSVNSNNEFDNNDCSEGKIAGGILGAGFATAISRGKDRWWAIPAGLVGGSMVGCQIDGG